tcgCCAGTCCGAGCTGgcagctcggactttcgagcgggtggaatttcacccgctcgacaccCTCCCCTCCCGCTCTCGCTCTCGTGCTATGGCCAGAACCCGCTCGACACCCTCCCCTCCTGCTCTCGCTCGACAATGGTGAAACCCTCGACGCCCTCGTCTCCGTCTGAAACCCTCGACAATTTCAGTtgctctccctcttttctccgACTTCAAGCAGCAACGGTGAAACCCTCGACGCCCCTCGTCTCCGTCTGAAACCCTTGATAAAGAAACCCATCAAACTTCTGTTACTAGCTGGAGGAGATGAGCACTTTGTTTATGGAGAGGAGATCGACGACATGAGTAGAGTACCCGATCGAGTGGTTTTCCCCATTGTATAAAACACACCAGTGTAAAGTGTTAGCTCTAGCCATCGATCGTCCAGACGTTCAAATACTAGACCTGGAGCTATGGAACTCTGTTTTTCATTCTAATGTATCCCATATTCATCCTGAACTCTGGTTAATTGGAGACTTTGCTGTCAAAAGGTTCCTCAAGTTCATACGATCTTGACTCCAAAGTTTTAAATTGTTGAAAAGGCGAACATAAGTATGGCAGGTTGTATAAACAAGTATGCTAATTAAGGTCTCCAACTACATCGATGGTCTGTTATTTTTTGAAGAGAGACACCAAGAAAAGGGGAAATCtgtattgctttttttttttggcaagcTTTACTCAATTGGCAAGCGCTGTTGACTgagttctttatttttcatgataaaGTTAAAGCTTGAGATAttgattttttcataaaaatgtacGTAACAAGCTCGACGGAAGGTACAGAGAAGGCCAGATTTAAAGATGCGATTTTATCGAACTGACAGGCGACATTGAACATCTTAGAGGAGACAGGAAGGTAGGAAATAATTAATGATGAGGACGAACGGGCGTGTTCGGACTGATCTCTCCATCTTAGCTTGCGTATTAAGAGGAGAAACAGAATTTCATAGTCATCTTCTTTCTGATTAGGTATGGACATGTTAGACATCTAGATTTAACAGTTAACACGATGATCCCGGAAGCAACTCTTAGAAGGATTCATGAACCACAGTAGCCAAGTATCACGGCGTCCGGTCAAGTGCTCAGGGTCGGAGGTAGGATTTTTGTTATGGAAAGACCGAATAGTTGAGGGACTTACTTTCACAAgggccaatatatatatataacctgctTAGCATGCGAATGTTGCTTTTGTGATTCCAAAACATTCCATATTCCAATGTGATTACCCGTCACGAGCTCAAACACAAAGTGGTATAGAAGCATGTGATCAGTACTTCAATGCTCCTTGATCAAAGCAAATCTCTCTTGATCCCGCAATTCTCATTCACGGGAACGGTGACATGTGATGGCGAAATCACAGATGCGGTTCACGGATCAACATCTGATTTCTCAAATTTGTGACGAGAACATGCATAGAATGGAGCGAGTACATGTATAGTAGGTCCAAGGACGACGACGGCGTGATAACACATCAAGTGTCTCCTTGACGCTACCGGATTTCTTGAAACCTACAGACACCGGATTTTACCACTGTATAAAGTGAAGTTTTAAAATTCTCGGTATGCATGTAGCCAAAACTTCATATTCAGGAAAAAAGTATATCGCCTAAGATCTCATATCCAAGGACACAAATGCAGCGTAATTAAGGGTCATTGGTACTCTAGATGAACGACATTTGGAATATCTCAATTGGACAATGAGATGAAGCACACATATATCTCTAATATAATGTTGAAGGCTCCCAAACATCTTTATGTCCTGTAGCTATTGCAGAGGACTAGCTAACTTATAATGCCACAATTTTTGAACTACAAGCAACAATGTctttttgcaattttgcatCTTCAATAATGGAGGCTGGCCCTGCCCGGCCCGGCCCCTCAAGAGAGTCACTTTCATGAGGCCCAATAATTTAAGAGGAGGCTGAGCCATGGAGGCCTGTCGCCCTATActcaagagaaacaaaaggtCAAGGAAGAGGAAAAACCCAGTAAAACCATGCGGATGCATTGCATATGAATGTGTATGGGATTTACTGTTTTCGAGTGAGGGAAAAACCGAAATCAGCACTGTGATAGACTtgaatgagaaagagagacccGAGATTCTCTATCAATCAATGGAGAAGAATGTTGCGAATATGGGACCTACCAAAAACCTAATCACATGATTGAGGGGGggaagaaaatcagaaaaatatttgttaGGGTTGGAAGATATTGGCCAGCCGTGCCCATTCCGGGGGAAAGAAGATTTTCGGTGCATTTGATCCTGTTCCAGAACTTCCGTGTTCATGAACTCGGAGTTTCAGATTAACAGCTGGAAGATATATGGTAGTCGAGAACTTGGTTGCATTTGGCCGAGGTCGTGAACTTGGTCCGTTTCACTTATCTGTTCGACTCCTGATCCTGTTTGGAGTCATCATCTCGCGTTTGTCTGGACTTGATAAAGTTCAACGATAGGGCAGAAGCCGGCTGAATAGGAATGCTTCGACGTTTGTCTGATGTCTAAGCTTTTCACAAGGCTCGCATGGTTCCACATTAATGCTTGGAAAGATGCAAAATTGCAGCCACATGATTCATTAATCCTTCGTTTAATAGCTCTGAACGCCATTAATCCTTGTGGGGCACAAATGAATTGAGCTAATCTCTGCGAGTATtttcgttgtttttttttttttactattctCGTCGCCATGCGTCCTTATAGGGTTGTTTGACAGTAGAAATAGTAAGGTGTTGTCTCTTGCATCTGTTTCAAAGATCTGGACATTCATATAATATAACTTTGTAATACATCTTTTCATGAgtttatcttaattttttaagcaAGTTACATGAAGGGACATGCGACTATTATTGTTACCAAATAACCCCTAAGAACTGCATGTTTAAGCTCCTAATTATTCCCACCTAGAAACATGACACTCTTATGTGTGAATGAACAAATGTGATAAAAATCAATGACTGAAAGGAATTGGCCAGGCTACCAATTTAATGTAACTTTCCACGATTTAGCTGgcaaaaaatattattctaccaattttaaaactaaatatatgTGTTaaacataaaactttaaaatatttttaaaatgataaatACCAAAAAATACTGTGCAACAGATGAGATTGTTATATTGACAGTGGATGGTGGGCTGGTGGGACTGTTGTAGAGAACTGTTATGAAAAACCGAAGTCTAGGAAGGCACTTTCGTCCTTATAATGGCAGAAGTCTTCCATTGAACTTAAAGCAggagcattttagtcatttccaATCGAGAATATACGGTTCTTTGTTAGGGACCATAGGTCCATAACATATAATCCACTCTGCATCTGCTAATAGTTTCCCTGCAAAAGGTTAACCAGTCTTAGTAGTGCCTACTGCCCCATTGCCCTTCTGACGATCATTTTAAATGCCAGTCTGTAGTCCTTAATTTTTCTTACAACTATTAAAAAAGAGACTCTAGCCGGTAAAACCAGGGATCCATGTCAAGCAAATCAGGAACACAAGGCTTGTATTCGAGTTTGTAACCAAAAGTTGACCCGTTTAACGATTTACTTTTCTCTCCTGAAAAGGTAGATAGAAGACAAACGTAATAACAAATAACCGACGGCACATTGACATTGGCTGGCAGTCCTCTCCGGCCGGTAAAAGTTTTCCGGCTAACTCTTTCTTTTCCCCAGCAAAGAGCAGTACACCTGTCTGCTGCCATTGTTGTTTGCCTTTTGTCTCTCCACGCTTTCTTTGTGAACAAATCTTAGAATCTCGGTATGGCCCTACCTGCGAGCAACATATTTGGCAGCGCATGCCCAAAACCGACCTGCCTTTTAATTGCCATCTCTGCGGTGCTAACAATATTCAAACGCGTCTCTGAAAAAAAGTCGGGAAACTTTTTCGTCTCCTTTTGCTCCTTTTTTCAACAAGTATCCTTCATTGAGGATGTTGACAAGAGCAGTTGTGAGAATCACGTCTCACTCCCTCCGTGATTGAAGGAAAGGTTATTTATCCCCAACTCCTAGTCCAAGACAACCGTGCATGCCTGTAGTTTCTTCTACCTCTTCCAATTAGGCTCCAAATTCTGCTAGTTAACTTTCAAACAATCGTATGATCACCTAAACGTAGAATATCTCTTAACGCAGATTGGAAGTTAAGGATGGCAAATACCCTAaggtttttaatttatatataataatcaacATTGAATTGTATTCCTTAAATAAACTTGGTTGTCTAGAGAGACTTGGTTGTCAGAGAAATTTCCGTTTACCAAACAAATACTAGATCGAGAAGACCAGAACAAACATGAATTAAATAATTCggatgttgaaaaaaaaagttcattgcgaaatatgtacatatatatataatgtgtgtgtgctTCTATTTCCACATCTACGTGCTATCCACCAATGTAGTTTTTGAAATCCGGCCGTCTGGCAGGCGGACAACAGCTGTGTCAGGACCCCCTCAGGCTCCGACTCTTGTTTTCCACTGTATATATAGGACAGTATATTATGAGAAAGGCGCCGTTGCCGTGTCCtattacatttatttttttgctactTCTTAGAAATAGATGAGGGACAGTGGCAGTATTACGTTTCATTTTTGCTATCACTTGGAAGTAGATGAAGGACAGTGCAGCAAAACTTTGTTGCATGCGATGATCGCTTTTCTTTCCATTGGCACCTCTGAGTTAATTCGTTGTAGCACTTACCAATTTAATATAGAACCCGGCCGGATATCCGGTCCTATATTAAACTTTTTGAGCAATTTATAAGTATGATTCATTAAGTTATAAGACATTCCTAGAAGAGCCAGAATGTCGCGAATAGGTGATTATGGAGTTTCTATCAGTACCAATTAACATGTTCTTACCTTTTAAATAGTTCTCTTATaatccatgaaaatcaaacatggTTTAAGAAACCCTTCCACATGTACTTGACTTTAAAATTTGTGCGCGTGTCGTGTCCTTTTTTGGCCGGTTTCTGTGACATAAAAACTGGGTACAGTTGTAGGCCAATCCGTGGCTCCTTTTCAACGGACTTAGGCGGCTGGGCTGGTTTTCAATCATGAGCTGGTGGCCGCTTCAAAGTTAATTTTCAACATCGAGGTCCAAATCCGGCCCGTCCACTACCCGCCTCTCTCAATCAGCCCATCCGTTTCCACATCCTTTCTTCTCGATATGAAAACAATCGAATTCTAGTTTTGTGATCCACAACTTTTTTCACTCCAGGGAGCATGTGGATTATATTTTTATAAGGGAGATATGTATGTAACATATAGTATGTGATATACGGAGTATTCAATTGTAACGTTACAAAAAGTTTAGTTTTATATTGAACATTGTGAAAAATTTCTTTCCGGAAAGGTTTCTCAATTGACTGGTTGGCTTGGCTTGGTTTCTAATCCTTTAGAAACTAGAGTGGAACTATCATTACAAATGAGCTTGAAGGAAAACTCAAATATAAGCTCTTCTAAAATAAATTTGGGGGCCAAAGCCTTTTACTTGTACTTTCCCGACTCATTCTGTAAACCTAGAAAGTGGGACAGCCCAGCACGTACATTGGCTGGACCTCAGCTTCCTCTAATCACACGAAACAATTTGCAAACCCATAGCAAGCCATCAAAGCACGCAAAACTCAAACCGAAGATTGCCTTGCAGGTCTCGTTCTATCATTTGTTTAATCAATGGATGCATGAACCCTCCTTTCAAGGACTCAATTCATTCTATACCCTTGCCCATATGGCAGTTCCGTCCAAAATCAACCTCCACCATTCTAAAATCTTCAGAAAAtttcaagagagaaaaagaaaaaaaaaaaacttctttaatttctttatcCTTTTTCTAGAACGTACTAAAACTTCTTACATTAAAAAGAATGAAATCAAATTCTTATAAAAAAAGAGGGGGGGGAATGCAAGCTGATACGGTTCGGTGTTTTGTTTTGTTCGTATCGGATCATTAATCGTTTCGTAGCCGGCGTTTGCCGCGTAGCCTGTGGAATCAAGTCAAAGGAAGAAGCTTTACGTGGTCTCCACGTCACAAGTCCAGGCTGGCGAAAGGGACCCCTACCTCCTTTCGTGCCCTCCAACACTCTTCGGGTCAATATCCTTCTTGTGGGGCCCATCTCCCGCCCCCGGCTCTACGTCGACCTGCGACTCGCTCCCGCCACCACCCTCACTATAAATAAGGCCCCCTCCCCTCCTTCGCCTTCACCCAGACCTCATActtgcttctcttcttctttgttatTTCCTGTAGAAAACTCGAAAGAAAAGAAccagttgaagaaagaaaggaaggaaaaatatatcaattcggttttcttcttcttcttcttcttcctcgtcctCCAAGTTGAAGGGGCGAAATGAAGCCCTCCATTCTCCTCCCGCTCCTGCTCCTCCTGTTCCTCGCCGCCTCCTCCTCCGCTCACCCACGGTTGCTCGCCCTGGTCAAGCAGCAACCCACCATTCTCACCTACCACCACGGCCCCCTCCTTAAGGGCAATTTCGACGTCACCCTCATCTGGTATGGCCACTTCACCCCTGCGCAGAGGCAGGTCCTCGCCGACTTCGTCGCCTCCTTCGGCCACCGCATTCCCAAGCCCTCCGTCGACTCCTGGTGGTCCACCACCTCCCTGTACAAGTACCCCGCCAGGCACGCCCCCAAGTGGACCAACCTCCGCCTCGTGAACCAGATCGTCGACTCCAACTGCTCCCTCGGCCGCAGCCTCACCCGCGACCACATCGCCCAGCTCGCCTCCCTCGGCGGCAAGAGCTACTCCATCAACGTCGTCCTGACGGCCGCCGACGTCCTGGTCGACAACTTCTGCCTCAACGTCTGCGGGTCCCATGGGACGTCCTCCGTCCGTGGCAGCCGCTCGCGCTTCGCTTACATCTGGGTAGGCAACCCCGCCACGCAGTGCCCCGGCGAGTGCGCCTGGCCCTTCGCCAAGGCCGTCAGCGGGCCGCCGACCCCGCCGTTGATCCCCCCCAACGGCGACGCCGGTATCGACGGCATGGCCATCACCCTCGCCACCCTGCTGGCCGGGACGGTCACCAATCCTTTCGACAGCGGCTACTTCCAGGGGCCGGCCACATTCCCCCTCGAGGCCGTCTCCGCTTGCACCGGCATCTTCGGCAAGGGAGGCTTCCCGGGCT
Above is a window of Nymphaea colorata isolate Beijing-Zhang1983 chromosome 8, ASM883128v2, whole genome shotgun sequence DNA encoding:
- the LOC116258481 gene encoding protein EXORDIUM-like 1 — its product is MKPSILLPLLLLLFLAASSSAHPRLLALVKQQPTILTYHHGPLLKGNFDVTLIWYGHFTPAQRQVLADFVASFGHRIPKPSVDSWWSTTSLYKYPARHAPKWTNLRLVNQIVDSNCSLGRSLTRDHIAQLASLGGKSYSINVVLTAADVLVDNFCLNVCGSHGTSSVRGSRSRFAYIWVGNPATQCPGECAWPFAKAVSGPPTPPLIPPNGDAGIDGMAITLATLLAGTVTNPFDSGYFQGPATFPLEAVSACTGIFGKGGFPGYPGEVLVDNKTGASYNVNGANGRKFMVPAMWHPRMKQCVPPV